One Halodesulfurarchaeum sp. HSR-GB genomic window carries:
- a CDS encoding DUF6788 family protein: MEHPSAPASLPKYLAEGLPKQDDSTLRDTQAYIEDLLEARNEPIKETELPDTAEVVETDSKGKGSVVKEKVKCGDESCHCADGEQHGPYLYRYWKENGKTRSEYVGKP, translated from the coding sequence ATGGAACACCCGTCAGCGCCCGCCTCTCTGCCGAAATATCTGGCCGAAGGGCTACCCAAGCAAGACGACTCGACGCTTCGCGACACCCAAGCGTACATCGAAGACCTCCTCGAGGCCAGGAATGAACCAATCAAGGAAACCGAACTGCCTGATACCGCAGAAGTCGTAGAGACTGACTCTAAGGGGAAAGGATCGGTTGTCAAGGAAAAAGTGAAATGCGGCGACGAATCCTGTCATTGTGCAGACGGGGAACAGCATGGCCCGTATCTCTACAGATATTGGAAAGAGAACGGCAAAACACGATCTGAATACGTAGGAAAGCCTTGA
- a CDS encoding FeoC-like transcriptional regulator, with product MSVYEEVLGFVNRGIEIRDIAEQLAMRPDAVKAIIESQVRAGHLQDLDCAGSACDTCPMSKGCPVPQDGPSQYVITIDGKKLLQASGNDGEPAPYPVTPSI from the coding sequence ATGAGCGTTTACGAGGAGGTACTCGGATTCGTTAACCGCGGCATCGAGATTAGAGACATCGCCGAGCAGTTAGCAATGCGGCCAGACGCTGTGAAGGCAATTATCGAATCACAGGTTCGTGCAGGTCACCTACAAGATCTCGATTGTGCCGGTTCTGCGTGTGATACTTGTCCGATGTCCAAGGGCTGCCCGGTTCCACAAGATGGGCCGTCGCAGTATGTAATCACTATAGATGGGAAGAAACTGCTTCAAGCGAGTGGTAATGACGGGGAACCCGCACCATATCCGGTGACTCCGTCAATTTAG
- a CDS encoding nucleoside recognition domain-containing protein produces MSSGLGSAERWELVDQIVSNTVEYREQRDSFTDIMGDLLVDPWFGIPFAVTVLYGAWAFFGAVAGFFTDGYFVPLFDEYWLPWLQSVFPWEGSWVYFILIGDPAAQRAVVSWGMLTSGLFVAIGVVLPAIFALYLVLVILEDSGYMSRLAVLLDTVFEKIGLQGYSVIPMVLSFGCNVPGVAATRNLESKKQRFMMMTLLSVFIPCGAQLGIMLSLIPQYTGYILLYLLIGFFTVGAVLDKLLPGKTPKLITDVPPMRKPTIGNVSTKLWLRMRGFFVSAIPFVLLGVGLINVLWMGGAIDWLSTTLEPLLTGWFGVPKETVPGLVAGFIRKDLAVAQLTGVGLSPFQTVMSVVMISIYFPCAATFAMLIKEGKSSFGIVKTLVGAVAILGVTLFLWGGLLRLIGMIMGVA; encoded by the coding sequence ATGAGTTCAGGTCTTGGGTCGGCCGAACGGTGGGAGCTCGTCGATCAAATCGTTTCGAACACGGTAGAGTACAGAGAACAGAGAGACTCGTTCACGGACATTATGGGCGATTTGCTTGTCGACCCGTGGTTTGGAATTCCATTTGCGGTCACGGTACTGTACGGGGCCTGGGCCTTTTTCGGTGCTGTTGCGGGATTCTTTACCGACGGCTACTTCGTCCCCCTGTTCGATGAGTACTGGTTACCCTGGCTTCAGAGTGTCTTCCCCTGGGAAGGCAGTTGGGTATACTTCATACTCATTGGTGATCCAGCAGCTCAGCGAGCCGTCGTTTCCTGGGGGATGCTCACCAGCGGACTTTTCGTCGCAATTGGCGTCGTTTTGCCAGCGATCTTCGCTCTTTACCTCGTCCTCGTCATCTTAGAGGACTCCGGCTATATGTCTCGTCTCGCCGTTTTGCTGGACACAGTGTTCGAGAAAATTGGATTACAGGGTTACTCGGTCATCCCCATGGTCCTCTCGTTTGGGTGTAACGTTCCGGGGGTTGCAGCGACTCGGAATCTCGAGTCCAAAAAACAGCGCTTCATGATGATGACACTGCTCTCGGTGTTCATCCCATGTGGCGCACAACTCGGTATCATGCTCTCACTCATTCCGCAATACACCGGCTACATTCTTCTTTACCTGCTCATTGGATTTTTCACCGTCGGAGCCGTGCTTGACAAACTCCTCCCGGGCAAGACACCCAAGCTGATTACGGACGTCCCTCCAATGAGGAAACCCACTATTGGGAATGTGTCGACAAAACTGTGGCTTCGAATGCGGGGCTTTTTCGTCTCGGCTATTCCGTTCGTGTTGCTGGGCGTCGGTTTGATTAACGTCCTCTGGATGGGTGGCGCGATCGACTGGCTGTCAACGACGCTCGAGCCGTTGCTGACGGGGTGGTTTGGGGTGCCAAAGGAGACCGTGCCGGGACTTGTTGCAGGGTTCATACGCAAAGACCTGGCCGTGGCGCAATTGACCGGGGTCGGACTGTCACCCTTCCAGACAGTCATGTCAGTCGTCATGATTAGCATCTACTTCCCATGTGCCGCAACCTTTGCGATGTTGATTAAAGAGGGCAAATCGAGCTTCGGAATCGTCAAAACCCTGGTTGGAGCCGTTGCAATCCTCGGAGTCACGTTGTTCCTCTGGGGTGGACTGCTTCGACTGATTGGGATGATCATGGGGGTGGCTTAA
- a CDS encoding FeoB small GTPase domain-containing protein, which produces MSLQMMSDRPSILLVGHPNVGKSALFNQLTGSGNIDSNVGSNKWSQQGFWPNFGESNVTESNYPGTTVDYTHGELQYQGESIDVIDVPGTFSLSPKNASEEVAVEILEEHSDAVVVCVLDATRIERGLNLLLEIIDDGYDVTVAANMIDEARKQNIQIDVAHLEHILDVPVVPTVATTGEGLKDLVESIEAAHSPSLTAIQERTEGTKEAIEG; this is translated from the coding sequence ATGTCGCTACAGATGATGAGTGATAGGCCGTCAATATTACTCGTTGGTCATCCGAACGTCGGCAAAAGCGCTCTATTCAACCAATTAACTGGGTCCGGAAATATCGACTCCAACGTAGGGTCAAATAAATGGTCGCAACAGGGATTCTGGCCAAATTTTGGTGAATCGAATGTCACTGAATCGAATTATCCCGGAACGACGGTCGATTACACCCACGGTGAGCTTCAATATCAGGGCGAGTCGATCGACGTTATTGACGTTCCAGGAACGTTCTCCCTCTCACCCAAGAACGCCTCCGAAGAGGTGGCTGTCGAGATTTTGGAGGAGCACTCGGACGCCGTTGTTGTTTGTGTCCTCGACGCGACTCGGATCGAACGGGGACTCAATTTGCTCCTCGAAATTATCGATGACGGGTACGACGTCACCGTCGCAGCAAATATGATCGACGAGGCTCGCAAACAGAACATCCAGATTGACGTCGCGCACCTTGAACACATCTTGGATGTGCCAGTTGTGCCTACAGTCGCAACAACTGGTGAAGGACTCAAAGACCTCGTTGAAAGTATTGAAGCGGCCCATTCCCCCTCGCTAACAGCAATACAAGAACGCACGGAGGGCACAAAGGAGGCGATTGAAGGATGA
- a CDS encoding FeoA family protein has translation MNRKNITGKENGETRRRKRKRKRRRLNELGRKKRGRIKDIDDALREELGEMGIRSGKELVVQSKQPFNGPITITIGHSTTSLSQDHARRIYVATDDE, from the coding sequence ATGAATCGGAAAAACATAACAGGCAAGGAAAACGGCGAAACTCGACGAAGAAAGCGGAAGCGGAAGCGACGCCGCCTCAATGAATTGGGTAGGAAAAAGCGAGGCAGAATCAAAGACATCGATGACGCTCTTCGGGAAGAACTCGGAGAGATGGGGATCCGATCGGGCAAAGAGCTTGTCGTTCAATCAAAACAGCCGTTCAATGGGCCGATCACCATAACGATCGGTCACAGTACGACATCGTTGAGTCAGGATCACGCCCGCCGCATCTATGTCGCTACAGATGATGAGTGA
- a CDS encoding anion permease: MAELLILVGLLVAVFVGYNIGGSSTAVAFGPAVGSRAVRKVTAGALFTVFAFLGAWTIGRKVITTMSTEIVDATAFTPEASVGVLFFTGLALLISNVYGVPASTSMTAVAAIVGLGLATATLNTALMFTILSAWIVSPLIAVFTGVFIGRYLYPHLDAIFEFGRLTNPLIAIDTQGSLPRLSINDNVAPRDLFGSALVVAIACYMGFSAGASNAANAVAPLVGNGSIDSSPAILLAVGAISVGGFTIARRTLATVGNDITEMPILAALIVSTVGATIITVLSWLGIPASLAVSTTSCIIGLGWGRASRARTLAELVTQSPADESAPKFTTGALKLHPVEGKKEVAAGPTVGELAEGETPDPDRQHASGDRVSNIGEKDPEKLSAEGLFHQEAAARVVTLWVITPVMSLVGSYALFSFLG; this comes from the coding sequence GTGGCAGAATTACTAATTCTCGTGGGATTGCTGGTGGCGGTGTTCGTCGGGTACAATATCGGGGGGTCATCAACCGCTGTTGCCTTCGGTCCGGCAGTCGGTAGCCGGGCCGTCAGAAAAGTCACCGCCGGAGCCCTGTTTACCGTATTCGCGTTCCTCGGAGCGTGGACGATTGGGCGGAAGGTCATCACGACGATGAGTACCGAAATCGTCGATGCAACCGCCTTTACCCCCGAAGCGAGCGTTGGCGTCCTCTTTTTTACCGGTCTCGCACTCCTGATCTCGAACGTCTACGGTGTTCCGGCGTCAACCTCGATGACAGCCGTCGCAGCAATCGTCGGACTCGGATTAGCAACGGCGACGCTCAACACTGCCCTGATGTTTACCATCCTGTCGGCATGGATCGTCTCCCCACTGATCGCTGTCTTCACAGGTGTGTTTATCGGCAGATATCTGTACCCGCACCTCGACGCCATATTCGAATTTGGTCGCCTCACGAACCCGTTGATCGCAATCGATACCCAGGGGAGCCTCCCACGGCTATCGATCAACGATAACGTGGCACCTCGGGATCTGTTCGGGTCGGCGCTTGTAGTGGCAATTGCCTGCTATATGGGGTTCAGCGCCGGAGCCTCGAACGCGGCGAACGCAGTCGCCCCGCTTGTCGGCAACGGTTCCATTGACTCCAGCCCGGCGATTCTCCTTGCAGTCGGGGCCATCAGTGTGGGCGGCTTCACAATTGCGCGGCGGACGCTGGCAACCGTTGGCAACGATATTACGGAGATGCCGATTCTGGCAGCGCTCATTGTTTCGACCGTGGGTGCGACGATTATCACCGTCCTCTCGTGGCTCGGAATTCCAGCCAGTCTCGCCGTAAGCACGACCAGTTGTATCATTGGGCTCGGGTGGGGCCGTGCAAGCCGAGCGCGGACGCTCGCAGAATTAGTCACACAGTCCCCTGCCGATGAATCCGCTCCAAAGTTCACGACTGGTGCCCTGAAACTTCACCCAGTTGAAGGTAAAAAGGAGGTCGCTGCGGGCCCGACTGTGGGCGAACTCGCTGAAGGCGAGACTCCTGACCCGGACAGGCAGCACGCATCCGGGGATAGAGTGTCTAATATCGGCGAAAAAGACCCGGAAAAACTATCCGCCGAAGGCCTGTTCCACCAAGAGGCGGCAGCTCGCGTCGTGACACTCTGGGTGATCACGCCGGTGATGTCGCTCGTGGGGTCCTATGCTTTGTTTTCATTCCTTGGCTAA
- a CDS encoding type II toxin-antitoxin system death-on-curing family toxin, with protein sequence MTDFWYPSVEDVLNIHAEIVSEYTETNPGVQRRGDIEFALQYIEEGSFDTTPETIHVKAYHLLRLLVANHPFVDANKRTALNTTAAFYFLNGYRFTYDDEIRTILKQFGTDQRTVEQDTVIQYLKSHTESIDLPGAIETWRADLIQYGLDELTNREDPND encoded by the coding sequence ATGACTGACTTCTGGTATCCGTCAGTCGAGGATGTCCTCAACATCCATGCGGAGATCGTCTCGGAGTACACCGAGACAAACCCGGGGGTACAGCGGCGTGGGGATATCGAGTTTGCACTCCAATACATCGAGGAGGGGAGTTTCGACACAACACCTGAGACAATTCACGTGAAAGCGTACCATCTTCTCCGCCTCCTCGTGGCGAACCACCCATTCGTTGATGCCAACAAGCGTACCGCACTCAACACCACTGCCGCATTCTACTTCTTGAACGGATACCGCTTCACGTACGACGACGAGATTCGGACCATCCTCAAGCAGTTCGGCACCGATCAGAGAACTGTCGAACAAGACACCGTCATCCAGTATCTGAAATCCCACACTGAATCGATCGACCTGCCCGGGGCAATAGAGACCTGGCGAGCGGACCTCATCCAGTATGGACTTGACGAACTAACCAACCGGGAGGACCCAAATGATTAA
- a CDS encoding PAS domain-containing protein, producing the protein MSTTTEKIHVLHVDDELNLTELVADFLEREDDRISVQTATSASAGLESLSDTDVDCIISDYDMPGQSGIEFLETVREDRPDLPFILYTGKGSEEVASDAISSGVTDYLQKESGTEQYGILANRVVNAVERYRATQHIERQNDLFRKAQDIATVGAWEYDIETETFYNSEEVLKIHGLSPEENMSAAKSFEYYHPEDRPTIRTAFQKAIEEGKGYDLELRVVDEVRAKRWVRTRGEPQYMNGEIVRIRGTIQDITERKEQEKELKKLKERYESLFEENPLVIWEEDLSTTKQRLDELSAETDSVEQYLRENPSILKDLLRTAEIIGVNQTAVDYFAANSKEELMANFEETLTETAYEIIAAEFAAIANGETRFRAETVSKTLQGDRRDELLNVYVPESANDDYSRVFVTTTDIGERKEREQELQNRTEQIQNVIDSVEGAMWIRNEDGEYMYMNQYHRDLFDIPDDVKVAGKRFADLLPAEVAGKFQENDQRVYETEEPVEIEETVETDDGPIHFLTRIVPLFENGSVYATCGIATDVTEQKNRERQLEKFANIVSHDLRNPLNVASGRLDLAAEDCDSEHLDAIERAHDRMAMLIEDLLTLAREGEVIADTNPVDLDSVVEGCWANVETAGNTLVADIERTVQADESRLEQVFENLIRNAIDHGGEDVTVTVGALAEGFYVEDDGPGIPPEAWEDIFETGYSTTEDGTGFGLSIVKQIVDAHDWNLHVTEGADGGARFEITDVEFAAE; encoded by the coding sequence ATGAGCACCACGACTGAGAAAATCCACGTTCTTCATGTCGATGATGAGCTGAATTTGACTGAGCTTGTGGCCGACTTTTTGGAACGAGAAGACGACCGGATTTCTGTCCAGACCGCGACCAGTGCCAGCGCTGGTCTCGAATCACTCTCTGACACGGACGTTGACTGCATTATTTCTGACTATGATATGCCTGGCCAGAGTGGGATTGAGTTTCTCGAAACCGTTCGCGAAGATCGGCCAGATCTCCCGTTTATTCTCTATACAGGGAAGGGTTCCGAAGAGGTTGCCAGTGACGCGATCAGTTCAGGCGTGACTGATTACCTCCAAAAAGAGAGTGGGACTGAACAGTACGGCATCCTGGCAAACCGTGTGGTGAACGCTGTCGAAAGGTACCGGGCAACTCAGCACATTGAACGCCAGAACGACCTGTTCAGAAAGGCCCAGGATATCGCCACAGTTGGTGCCTGGGAGTACGATATCGAGACCGAGACATTCTATAATTCTGAGGAAGTGCTGAAAATCCATGGTCTCTCTCCAGAGGAGAACATGAGTGCGGCGAAATCATTCGAATATTATCACCCAGAAGATCGGCCAACTATCCGTACTGCGTTCCAAAAAGCAATAGAGGAGGGGAAGGGTTACGATTTAGAGTTGCGAGTGGTTGACGAAGTTAGAGCTAAAAGGTGGGTCCGGACTCGTGGCGAACCGCAATATATGAATGGCGAGATCGTTAGAATACGGGGAACGATTCAGGATATTACCGAGCGAAAGGAACAGGAAAAGGAACTAAAGAAACTCAAAGAACGATACGAGTCATTATTTGAAGAAAATCCGCTGGTGATCTGGGAAGAAGATTTGTCGACTACGAAGCAACGTTTAGACGAGCTAAGCGCAGAAACCGATTCAGTCGAGCAATACCTTCGGGAGAATCCATCTATACTCAAAGATTTGTTGAGAACCGCTGAAATTATTGGTGTGAATCAAACAGCTGTAGATTACTTTGCGGCCAACTCGAAAGAAGAACTGATGGCGAATTTTGAGGAAACATTAACCGAGACTGCATACGAGATCATCGCCGCGGAATTCGCCGCTATAGCCAACGGTGAGACACGGTTTCGCGCAGAAACGGTGTCCAAGACATTGCAAGGCGATCGACGAGATGAACTTCTCAATGTCTATGTTCCCGAATCCGCGAACGATGATTACTCACGTGTCTTCGTGACGACTACGGATATCGGTGAGCGAAAGGAACGAGAGCAGGAACTGCAGAATCGCACGGAACAGATACAGAATGTCATCGACAGCGTTGAGGGGGCGATGTGGATTCGAAATGAAGATGGCGAGTATATGTATATGAATCAATACCATCGAGACCTGTTCGACATTCCTGACGATGTCAAGGTCGCCGGGAAGCGGTTCGCAGATTTGCTTCCGGCAGAAGTGGCTGGAAAATTTCAAGAAAATGATCAACGAGTCTATGAAACGGAGGAACCGGTCGAGATCGAAGAAACCGTCGAGACGGACGACGGCCCGATACACTTCCTCACCCGCATCGTCCCGCTGTTTGAAAATGGCTCCGTATACGCCACCTGTGGTATCGCCACCGACGTCACCGAGCAGAAAAATCGCGAGCGGCAACTAGAAAAATTCGCCAATATTGTTTCCCATGACCTTCGGAATCCGCTTAACGTCGCTAGCGGCCGCCTGGATCTCGCTGCTGAGGACTGTGACAGCGAACACCTCGACGCCATCGAACGTGCCCACGACCGGATGGCGATGTTGATTGAGGATCTCCTCACACTGGCCCGCGAGGGAGAAGTTATCGCTGACACTAACCCAGTTGACCTTGATTCAGTGGTGGAAGGCTGCTGGGCAAACGTCGAGACGGCTGGCAACACGCTGGTCGCCGATATTGAGCGAACCGTGCAGGCTGATGAAAGCCGCTTGGAACAGGTCTTCGAAAACTTGATTCGAAACGCGATAGATCACGGTGGCGAGGACGTTACTGTGACAGTCGGAGCGTTGGCGGAAGGTTTCTACGTCGAAGATGATGGCCCTGGTATCCCTCCGGAAGCATGGGAGGACATATTCGAAACCGGTTACTCGACGACCGAAGACGGCACTGGCTTCGGATTAAGTATTGTAAAACAAATCGTTGATGCACACGACTGGAACCTCCATGTGACGGAAGGAGCCGATGGCGGCGCACGATTCGAGATTACTGATGTCGAGTTTGCTGCTGAATAG
- a CDS encoding type IV pilin N-terminal domain-containing protein translates to MIESIKQQLDDRGVSPVIGVILMVAITVILAAVIGSFVLGIGGDIEQAPQASLEVSDAPAEDPTSDTATNVIVISHNGGDDIPSGAEVILDGTNEYNYTTSSISAGQTVPINNEELKQSDGNWFSNTGPLGDYTVRIVLDDQVILTSEVEIE, encoded by the coding sequence ATGATCGAATCCATAAAACAACAACTCGATGATCGGGGCGTATCGCCTGTCATAGGGGTCATACTGATGGTTGCAATTACTGTCATTTTGGCCGCCGTGATCGGCTCCTTCGTGCTTGGAATTGGTGGGGATATTGAACAGGCACCGCAGGCTAGTTTAGAGGTCAGTGATGCTCCCGCTGAGGATCCAACAAGTGATACGGCTACTAACGTGATTGTCATCTCCCACAACGGAGGCGATGATATCCCGTCAGGGGCTGAGGTCATTTTAGACGGAACCAATGAGTATAACTATACTACCAGTTCTATTTCCGCGGGACAAACTGTCCCAATCAATAACGAAGAATTAAAACAAAGTGATGGGAATTGGTTCTCGAACACTGGTCCACTGGGGGATTACACGGTCCGGATTGTCCTTGATGACCAGGTGATATTAACTTCGGAAGTCGAAATAGAATAA
- a CDS encoding type IV pilin, with product MEVVHTKSVETQNMKLPDSLQSERGVSPVIGVILMVAITVILAAVIGSFVLGIGGDIEQAPQASLTIDSTDSGLELVHQGGDSIAYDNIKNADAIFVTSHSGESLDPGGSWDLTTPVDDPLKIVHNPSDKIIAELEV from the coding sequence ATGGAAGTCGTCCACACAAAGTCCGTCGAAACACAAAACATGAAACTTCCAGATTCACTACAAAGCGAACGAGGTGTATCACCAGTCATAGGGGTCATACTGATGGTTGCAATTACTGTCATTTTGGCCGCCGTGATCGGCTCCTTCGTGCTTGGAATTGGTGGGGATATTGAACAGGCACCGCAGGCTAGTTTGACTATTGATAGCACCGATTCAGGTCTTGAACTCGTGCATCAGGGGGGAGATTCCATTGCTTATGATAACATTAAAAATGCGGATGCCATTTTCGTCACTAGCCACTCGGGTGAAAGTTTAGATCCTGGCGGTTCTTGGGATTTAACTACTCCTGTAGATGACCCGTTAAAAATAGTTCATAATCCGTCTGATAAAATAATCGCCGAACTGGAGGTCTAA
- a CDS encoding IS5 family transposase encodes MKRDGFGVLTKTARFTKKVVSLAQKSVVGQPDPAYRPGKYGYADWVILAIQGLKEYLGHQYRKLMDVLREMPRITNMLGLTPETVPHFSTVCTRKQDIPMKRWRAILDYSIKPYDLGEVQAIDATGVDRIQASQHYAKRTDYTFEAVKTSVLIDCKTSAILDIHCSMKQPHDTQVGLQVLVRNLDDLSAVAADKGYDWDVLRTRLRAEGIKPLIPTRVKDLMGYAQNLLIEDREYHLRSNAESVFFGLRRRYGDTLWSRTWFGQFRELVMKCAVRNIERTIEGSNR; translated from the coding sequence GTGAAGCGAGACGGCTTTGGTGTGCTAACAAAGACCGCTCGCTTCACAAAGAAGGTAGTATCGCTTGCACAAAAATCCGTCGTTGGTCAGCCAGATCCAGCTTATCGACCGGGAAAATATGGCTACGCTGACTGGGTAATTCTCGCCATTCAGGGCTTGAAGGAGTATCTAGGCCATCAATACAGGAAACTGATGGATGTTCTCAGGGAGATGCCGAGAATAACGAATATGCTCGGTTTAACGCCTGAAACCGTTCCCCATTTTTCAACAGTTTGTACTAGAAAACAAGACATTCCGATGAAACGCTGGAGAGCGATTCTCGATTATTCAATCAAGCCGTACGATCTTGGAGAGGTCCAGGCTATCGACGCAACGGGTGTTGATCGGATCCAAGCTAGTCAACATTACGCGAAACGAACCGATTACACATTTGAAGCAGTCAAAACTTCCGTACTTATCGATTGCAAGACAAGTGCAATCCTAGATATACATTGTTCAATGAAACAACCGCACGATACGCAGGTTGGTTTACAAGTTCTTGTGCGGAATTTGGACGATCTGAGTGCTGTCGCAGCTGATAAAGGATATGACTGGGATGTTTTACGGACGAGGCTTCGAGCAGAAGGTATCAAACCGCTAATTCCGACACGAGTGAAAGATCTGATGGGATATGCACAAAATCTGTTGATTGAGGATCGCGAGTATCATCTTCGTTCAAACGCTGAATCGGTGTTTTTCGGTTTACGTCGTCGGTACGGTGATACGTTGTGGTCGAGAACTTGGTTCGGCCAATTCCGCGAACTTGTCATGAAATGTGCGGTCCGAAACATCGAACGTACCATTGAGGGTTCTAACCGGTGA
- a CDS encoding IS110 family transposase, with protein MYYLGIDVHKRDSQIAVLDESGELVAEQRLENDQFDDLAEAYAGSKAAFEATGNYYSIYDTLSEQLDVHVADPRQTKAIGTAEVKNDRLDAKLLAQLCRAGMVAESYVPPKDIRELRSLARGRKRLVEKRTDFKNEVHSLLDKYGIKYDWDPFSVKGREKLQSDNLDLSPVGRTLLDSFLAVIETLSEQIKELESIIEETAVSLEETQRLMTIPGVSFYSSVLIVGEIGEIDRFDRSAELVSYAGLDPVVRESGDSRTEGGISKEGSKPLRWILVQCANVAVNQVNDPYLGRFYARLKRKKNHQVAIVATARKLLVSIYHMLDRKEVYDPPGVTA; from the coding sequence ATGTACTACCTGGGTATCGATGTCCATAAACGTGACTCGCAGATCGCTGTCTTGGATGAGAGCGGCGAGTTAGTCGCGGAACAGCGGCTTGAAAACGACCAGTTCGACGACTTAGCCGAGGCCTACGCCGGGTCGAAAGCAGCCTTTGAAGCCACGGGTAATTACTACTCAATCTACGACACACTCAGCGAGCAGTTGGATGTTCACGTAGCTGATCCCCGCCAAACGAAGGCGATTGGGACTGCCGAGGTGAAAAACGACCGGCTGGACGCGAAACTTCTCGCCCAACTCTGCCGAGCCGGAATGGTGGCAGAAAGCTACGTCCCGCCAAAGGATATTCGTGAACTCCGTTCGCTCGCTCGTGGCCGTAAACGGCTTGTCGAGAAACGGACCGACTTCAAGAACGAAGTCCACTCACTTCTCGACAAATACGGTATCAAGTACGACTGGGACCCTTTCAGTGTCAAAGGGCGAGAAAAACTCCAATCTGACAATCTTGATCTCTCGCCGGTTGGCCGAACACTTCTGGATTCGTTCTTGGCAGTGATCGAAACACTCTCCGAACAGATCAAGGAGTTAGAGTCGATCATCGAAGAGACCGCTGTCTCGCTCGAAGAGACACAACGCTTGATGACGATTCCAGGTGTGAGTTTCTACTCATCAGTCTTGATCGTGGGAGAAATTGGTGAGATTGATCGTTTCGACCGGTCGGCCGAACTCGTGAGCTATGCAGGGTTAGATCCGGTTGTGAGGGAATCAGGAGACAGTCGAACCGAAGGCGGGATTTCGAAGGAAGGGAGCAAGCCACTGCGCTGGATCCTCGTCCAGTGTGCAAATGTCGCAGTGAATCAGGTGAATGATCCGTATCTTGGTCGATTCTATGCCCGCTTGAAGCGGAAGAAGAACCATCAGGTCGCGATTGTCGCTACTGCTCGTAAACTACTCGTTTCGATATACCACATGCTCGACCGAAAGGAGGTGTACGACCCACCTGGCGTGACCGCCTGA
- a CDS encoding helix-turn-helix transcriptional regulator yields the protein MPRGLEIKDELEKVYEGEIHHGRLYPNLDTLVTKGLVDKGTIDKRTNSYELTRRGRREIEARREWENEYL from the coding sequence ATGCCACGAGGCCTCGAGATCAAGGATGAATTAGAGAAAGTCTACGAAGGTGAGATCCATCACGGACGACTCTATCCCAACCTTGACACACTCGTTACAAAGGGGCTCGTCGACAAAGGGACGATCGACAAACGGACGAACTCTTACGAATTAACCCGGCGAGGACGTCGAGAAATCGAAGCCAGACGGGAATGGGAAAACGAATATCTCTGA
- a CDS encoding GIY-YIG nuclease family protein, with product MEYTVNGTPVTPVRRRNTLKSRIRENVIPNIPADNWQETSDPLPFQRDTSIQTIVANLFEFTTGSSRTNAVYVLECIHTKNHQQTAAVDLGKPKKQWRGKVDGADRLLYVGVTANLLRRMDQHFNDARGEAAHFTTVFPPIRILDVEWYSSYHRAEKAEILTAKLLREEFPKDFIAQPG from the coding sequence ATGGAATACACGGTCAACGGGACGCCTGTAACACCTGTTCGTCGACGTAACACACTCAAGTCCCGGATCCGTGAGAACGTCATTCCCAATATTCCAGCTGACAACTGGCAAGAAACCTCAGATCCGCTTCCTTTCCAGCGCGACACCTCGATCCAAACGATCGTTGCGAATCTTTTCGAGTTTACAACGGGGAGCTCCAGGACGAACGCAGTCTACGTCCTCGAGTGCATCCATACGAAAAACCATCAACAGACGGCAGCCGTCGATCTCGGCAAGCCCAAAAAGCAATGGCGTGGGAAAGTCGACGGCGCCGACAGACTCCTCTACGTCGGTGTCACGGCGAACTTGCTTCGACGTATGGATCAGCACTTCAACGACGCTCGAGGCGAAGCAGCGCACTTCACAACCGTTTTCCCTCCGATCAGGATCCTCGACGTCGAATGGTATTCCTCCTACCATCGTGCCGAAAAGGCAGAGATCCTCACGGCCAAACTCCTTCGCGAGGAATTCCCGAAGGATTTCATAGCTCAACCAGGATGA